The following are from one region of the Synechococcus sp. CBW1108 genome:
- the recJ gene encoding single-stranded-DNA-specific exonuclease RecJ, whose product MASTWKLSLLPALDEQRWHLPAPLAPGCLSQEPAANPLPEALLAVLGRRGFTSPGQIGALLDPPAAPAAGRHFADLAKAVARLKRACGQGEQVAICGDYDADGMTSTALLVGVLQRLGARPIAAIPSRMDDGYGLNAAMVERLAEQGVALLVTVDNGVSALEALERAEALGIEAIITDHHAIPDPLPPHLALLHPQRTPADSPYRGLAGVGLAYVLASALCKSLRRADGLKIALDLFCIGTIADMAPLVGVNRRWLIDGLPELGRSPLVGLQALQQLAGLDDGPLNAQAVGFQIAPRINAVGRLGDPQLVVELLTTEDPDRALALARECEALNRQRRELCSAIEAEALALLEADGPRRPAFLLLAQNHWHHGVIGIVAARLVERFGLPAALLAGEGNGRLRASVRAPRGFAVDQALQHCAPLLERFGGHPAAGGFTVRADQVAALHAELEGLAQSWLQQSGRGTPVEPEALLGLGQVDRDFLGQLQRLEPFGIGHPDPVFWSQGCQVASQKLLRGGHLQLELVQGEHRLRAMGWRWQGPANLPARVDAAYRLRLDHWQGQERLQLELVGLRPSASEANCEGEVVLRRRDRTYWCRRAGSGLVVRNAAGHELSSEEAASHDHPYVRALIQDAAIALGLVA is encoded by the coding sequence CAGGAGCCGGCTGCAAACCCCCTGCCTGAGGCCCTATTGGCGGTTCTGGGGCGACGGGGCTTCACCAGTCCAGGGCAGATCGGGGCCCTGCTCGATCCGCCCGCCGCTCCGGCCGCCGGTCGCCACTTCGCCGATCTGGCCAAGGCCGTGGCCCGGCTCAAAAGGGCCTGCGGCCAGGGCGAGCAAGTGGCAATTTGCGGGGATTACGACGCCGACGGCATGACCAGCACGGCCCTGCTGGTGGGGGTGCTCCAAAGACTGGGAGCCCGGCCGATCGCCGCCATCCCCAGCCGCATGGATGACGGCTACGGCCTGAACGCCGCAATGGTCGAGCGCTTGGCCGAGCAGGGTGTGGCCCTGCTGGTGACGGTGGACAACGGCGTCTCGGCCCTCGAGGCCCTGGAGCGGGCCGAGGCCCTCGGCATCGAGGCGATCATCACCGACCACCACGCGATTCCAGATCCCCTGCCGCCCCACCTGGCCCTGCTCCATCCCCAGCGAACCCCGGCGGACTCCCCCTATCGGGGCCTGGCCGGGGTTGGCCTGGCCTACGTGCTCGCCTCGGCCCTTTGCAAGAGCCTGCGTCGGGCCGATGGCCTGAAGATTGCGCTCGACTTGTTCTGCATCGGCACCATCGCCGACATGGCGCCCCTGGTGGGGGTCAACCGGCGCTGGTTGATCGATGGCTTGCCCGAACTGGGTCGCAGCCCCCTGGTCGGCCTGCAGGCTCTCCAACAGCTGGCGGGTCTCGACGATGGGCCCTTGAACGCCCAGGCGGTGGGCTTCCAGATCGCCCCTCGCATCAATGCCGTGGGCCGGCTGGGCGATCCCCAGCTGGTGGTGGAGCTCCTCACCACGGAGGATCCGGATCGGGCCCTGGCCCTGGCCCGCGAGTGTGAAGCCCTCAACCGGCAACGACGCGAGCTCTGCAGCGCCATTGAGGCCGAGGCCCTGGCCCTGCTGGAGGCAGATGGTCCACGCCGGCCGGCCTTCCTGCTGCTGGCCCAGAACCATTGGCACCACGGGGTGATCGGCATTGTCGCCGCCAGGCTGGTGGAGCGATTTGGCCTGCCCGCCGCCCTGCTGGCTGGGGAGGGCAATGGTCGCCTGCGGGCCTCGGTGCGGGCCCCGCGAGGCTTTGCGGTGGACCAAGCCCTGCAGCACTGTGCGCCCCTACTGGAGCGATTTGGCGGCCATCCCGCAGCGGGGGGATTCACGGTGCGGGCTGATCAGGTGGCGGCCCTGCATGCCGAACTGGAGGGACTCGCCCAGAGCTGGCTGCAACAGAGCGGCAGGGGCACCCCGGTGGAACCGGAAGCCCTGCTGGGCCTGGGCCAGGTTGACCGCGATTTCCTGGGCCAACTGCAACGGCTGGAGCCCTTCGGTATCGGCCATCCAGATCCGGTGTTCTGGAGCCAGGGCTGCCAGGTTGCCTCCCAGAAGCTCTTGCGGGGCGGCCACCTCCAGCTGGAGTTGGTGCAGGGCGAGCATCGCCTACGGGCCATGGGCTGGCGCTGGCAGGGCCCAGCCAACCTGCCGGCCAGGGTGGATGCGGCCTACCGGCTCAGGCTGGATCACTGGCAGGGCCAGGAGCGCCTGCAGCTGGAGCTGGTGGGCCTGCGGCCCAGTGCCAGCGAAGCTAACTGCGAGGGGGAAGTGGTGTTGCGGCGCCGCGACCGCACCTACTGGTGCCGGCGAGCAGGGTCCGGCCTGGTGGTGCGCAACGCGGCCGGTCACGAACTCAGCAGCGAAGAGGCCGCCAGCCATGACCACCCCTACGTCCGCGCCCTGATCCAGGATGCGGCCATCGCCCTGGGCCTGGTCGCATGA